From Rhododendron vialii isolate Sample 1 chromosome 7a, ASM3025357v1:
ggatttagtccttctcgtggacttcgatgccgtctctccatctctatttttggagttgccgcGGATGGTAaaggggtggcccttactcgtggtcctcttgtgtcctctttcgggctttctcggagccccgggtggagatttatcccctcctccaattaacacgTCCTTCGGATCGTGTgatgttgctggatctacttccatcATGGttgtatttcaaagggaactctttcgtttcccacagacggcgccaattgtaggtggataaattcaagtagtgctctgaatagtactggaatgcaacggcttctcgtgcctcttgaacggaaccctaatttgtcaatgaaacccttgtcctgcaaaacagacaaggagtgagtgcacctttgcctctcgtggcaaaggccctccgatgcctttgttagtatttcgtactaatggaaccctaattatcagtaggtaaatattgaataatgcaatgtattgcgtaccttttgcctctaggtttacctcatatttatagatttgcatatgcttgctggccaagcatccgtgttgccctaggattcctaactcgtataggaaacccaggatatcaaggattatcgtttcctttatcagtttattagaaaagagtccttttaggattcttttccattactggccgaacatcccatactcgttggatATCTTCTTTAGATTCTATATTCTAGGGATCTCATcttttaacggaataccagtgattctggacccttctagaatgttcccttcaataggacttctctctttgttcggtcatctcatggccgaacagatggcctggaccagttacctcacatgtaactggtcctttagaAATGATTTGGACCagttcctttctaaggagctctcctcctgttcggctctctttGTCGAACAAGATATCTAAACAATGGTATCAcatgtcacttttcttgtatttggtccaataacgtctcgtgttactgtaccgagaatcgtataacctctctggaccattgacttctcatatcgcTGGTTCACAGTGCGTTGACTTTTTACttcaccgtgctcgggctcttTTTGGACCTGTtcgagaatacctccctacaccaaTATAGAAAAGAAGTGGGTAAGAGGGATAAACATTGTTTATATAAACAACTTCTTTAGAATAAGATAAGAGATAAGAGAGGGTGTTATTAGGCAGAAAAAAGCATACAACTGGCAAAAAATTTTGGTGCCAACTGTTTTATGCAATAGCTGCCCtttggaaattgaaaatgatttttgcactcttttTTAACTatccacctttttttttattcacataAATTTACAACGTTGTCATTAAATGTgtgaaaaaaatgtattgaatacagggcaagatagtaaattcaagtggataaagacaaaaaaatgagtgaattgtaaaaaagagagtgtgaaaattttcctagaaattttattttaatgtcaAAGAAAACCCCCTTCGGGATTTTAGAAATCTTGCTATATCAATTAAATTTCTGTTTGTTAAAGTAGGAATAGAAAAATATAAACGAAAGCCACATAcaatatctttattttttagacctgattagttgttaattttactaatatttatatttatctGTGTCAATTTCCAAAAACCTGCACTAAAGCCACATacaatatttattttcatttatcaATTTCATTAGTAAAGACAATCTATCCTAAATTCGTTCGGAATACTTTTTCAGTCAATCTCTCCTCAAacagtattttttaaaatttggcttCTCTAAAATAGTTAAAAGTTACCCAACAAGGGAAAAAATGGCAAACATTTATCTCCTTTTAGAATCCGAAAAGCCTTAAACCCCAAGTAAATTGTCCCAAAACAACTTCAGCTTTCCTAGGGCATCCACTACTCTTATTGGTACTCtcttaatatttttacctacgTTTCTGTTTCAATTCATTTTGTTTATGGGATCGAGTAGTTCATAGCCCTTGAATGAAACTTCCACTCAGAGTTGTAAATAatttagtttttaaaaactaCGTACTCCATTTCAGATGAAACCTTTGATCTCGTTCTCATATTTTCTGTGAAATAGTAGTAACATGCAAATACACGAGACGATTGAAATAATTCAAAGATCTATTAAATGTTAATGATTAATGTCAAAAAATGAAGAGTTGGTTTTCTGTTTCAAAcgccaaataaaaaattgttttcgtTTGTTTTGACTTCAATTGTTTAcctgtaaaatgttttacatatttttggttgtttggttgtacaaaacataaaaaaagaaagaaaaagaaaagcagtTTACATGTCAAGAATTTTACATACCTTTTTAGTTGGCAGAAAATAACTTACCCACAAAACTGACTGCCGTAAGTCATTTTACGTGTTGCCGTAAGTCATTTATTAATCCTAATCTTCTTGTTTTGTGTATTAACTTTTTCAATCACGGCtagaataaaattttgtaaCTTCTTTAGTTTTGAACGACTTTAATTGATTctattgtttttaaaaaatgtgggAAAACAATTTTTCCCCCTACGTctaccaaacaccggaaaacaaaaacaaaatctatctttttggaaaattattttttataacaaatattttatttcgcaagacattttacattgaaacaaaaggAGGCCTAATCAAAACCACTTATTTGTGagcttcctttttttccccatcGGAACGTGAGCTATTTTGGAGTAGcccaacaactttttttttttgatccgctaagTAGCCCAACAACTGAACAGAACTTGGTATGCTCTTTTACCTTCCacgctttcttaaaaaaaaatttgttaccGGTACTAATTTGATTCCAATTACAGTATTTACCGACCAAATTTAAATGCAATTAAATCATAACGGAAAAAtcataatcaaaacaaaaatgctaggggtacatatgaaatgtacatattaTGAACATATCAATTTTGTGGAGCCTatctcgggtcccacaaagatgattcaaatcacccattatttttcaaacatttttttatggagccctgtaaaaaatcagcacaacccgatatcggtaatgattttttcttaatttgtagAGGCGAAACTACTTAATTGCTTAGTTTTGCCccaacaaattcagaaaaaatccttaccgatatcgggttgagctgattttttacagggcttcataaaaagatgttttaaaaataatgagcggttcggattatctttgtgggacccgaattgagccccacaaaatctatatgtacattgtatGTACCAATAGCAGCACTCTAATCAAAATTACATACACACCAGTAATTATTTCATGTCCTTTGAACATCACGTGACGGTGTCTCAAACTTTTATCTATCAAATATTTGTATGAATTCTACATACTTTATAATGAAAACTACACAAATGTGTGGTGAATAAAAAATTTGGAGCACAAGTAGAGGTGCCAATGGGGCATTAAATAATTTCCCTATATGCACATTCATATACTCACCTTTCACCATTTCCTCTGCTCttttcccactctctctctctctctctacacacacacactcttccTCTACAAGACTACAATGGCATCTCTCTTCCGAGACAGATCATTACTCGGTCAATCCAAGCGAGACATGACCGGCACCACCAGCTCCCGCTTCGctgccaccaccgccaccataaTCACCTCCTCCCCTCTCCCCTCCCCATTCGGCGACCTAACACCCACGCTCTCCGCCTCCGACCTCCGGGAAACCGCCTACGAGATTTTCGTCGCCGCCTGCCGCACTTCCTCCGGCAAGCCCCTCACCTTCGTTCCCAGCTCCTCCTCCGCCGGAGGAGAAAGATCAAATTCTCCGTCGCCATCGCTGTCGTCGCTCTCGAGCTCCCCGTCGATGCAGCAGAGATCTCTCACCTCGACGGCCGCCAGCAAGATGAAGAAGGCGTTGGGGCTCCGATCCAGCGGCTCGGGATCTCTGAAGAGGAGCGGCGAGGGGAGCCCGACCACGTCGGTCGGGTCgggaggaggaggggggagAGGGAATAAGAGGGCGCCGGTGACTGTGGGTGAGCTGATGAGGGTTCAAATGAGGGTTTCTGAGACTGTGGATTCCAGGATTCGGAGGGCTCTACTCAGGATTGCTGCTGGCCAGGTGATCTATTATTAGCGAAGTCACATAATTAATGCGTGTGCGCTGAAAGcgtctttttaaaaatatcccaAAGTATAGCAACGAGAGGGATGATTGAGAGTCGGAGCGGATGGCGCTACTGAAGGATTGATCTATACACGCACCCAAATTGTTTAATTTGGGGTTTTGATGCGTGAGCatgaaaatgtcttttaaaaatatccGAAGTTCGACAATGAAAGCGCTGATTGAGAGTGGGGAGCAGAGGGCGCTACTGAAGGATTGATTGTGTGACTAAGATCTGTACACGCACACAAAAGCACTAAACTCtttaatttgggttttgatgGTGATGTGCTGCAGGAACGGATCCAGATTCCTGTTTGATTAGGAGTGAGAATTCCTACAGTTTTGGGGTGTTTGGCTCTATAAATTTGGGGGTTAAACCATTAATTAGGGGATTATAGTACACATTCTCAGTATAAAGAGTAGGCTTTTGAAAATTTTCGGGGTGTGGTTGCCAccatttggggggggggggggggggggggtgggggggctGCATTATGTTCGGGTCAGTTTTCTGTCAACCTTAACCTGACCCATTGAGGATTCCCGCCAGGCAGTTGATCTATGTATGCATTTTGGAAAATGTTCTTTGATTACTGTGGTAATTGGGTGACTGAAAGGATCTGGATTCCGTCTGATTAGGAGTGAGAATTCCTACAATTTTGGGGTGTTTATCTCTATGAATTTGGAGTTTAAACCTTTTTAATTAGGCAATTATATTGCGCATTCGTAGTTTAAGAGGAggggttttgaaaatattgGGGGTGTGGTTGCTCCCATAGAATAGAAGTGCATCGTGTTCGTGTGATGTCATCTCAAGTTTGTGTCAGGATTATCTCAACCTTAACCTGACGTCGTTGAGGATTGCGACTGGGCAAGTgattatatttatatttacacACACAAATCACTAGTTTTAATGTGGGCTTGTGATGGTGATTCGGTGCTGGAATCCTGGAACGGATCCTGATTCCATCATTGGACGCGAGAGTTCATATAATTGCGTGTTTATAACCTTTATAATTTGGAGGTCTAAACCTTTTTATTAGGTGATTAGTTTGAAATGCTCAGTATAATGTGAGTTTTTTGAAAGTGTTGGGGGTGTGGTCACTTGCTATGCGCCCCCTTGGATCCATCACGGAATTGTGGTGTTTGAGTTAATAATGTAGTAATATGACGAATTTTAGTGCtgttttggtttcatttggaTTTAAGAACAGATGTTGATCAAGACTGATCTTGGTCGTAGTTGATGTGTTTgtggagttaatttttttattttcttgtgggTCTTTGGTTTAGGAATTATTAGTTAGATTGTTTTTAAGAGTTTTCTGAAATGGTGTGAGTTATGAATTTTTCAGATGCAGAAGTATATGTAAAATTTTCGTGTATGAACTTGAAGATTTGTTGCCAATGCATtgttttaataattttcttaccCAAATCAGCTTTGGAGGGCCTAAACATTTCTGATAATTTTTGCTCATTATGTTCAGTTCTTTGAGTCATCAATTGAGCATAACTGAAACAAATGAAATGAAGCGTTAAATTCCCAGCTTTTAGTGTATCAATTTCTTGGAATACAACCAAATTTCGAGATGTAAGTGTGGTCTTTACAGAATTTTAATAATTCCTTCCGCAGTGCTTGTCTAGATCTGTGTTTGGGATTTTCTTAACGCAAATATTTGTCTAATAAATCCAGTGTAATAGGTCTTATATATCCAGCAGTAGTTTTGCTTCCTTCCAGTTCTTTGTCAGCGTAATGTGATTACAGTATTGGGCTTTTGTCTTCCTTGGCACGTGTACAGTATTGTGCACTGGTGATTTGTGGAAATTGAGATTGTCAGTTGTTTTTTCCTTCGTAGCACGAAGCGGGAGTGGGTGCGTGGGAGTggaggcacctagaagctcctaagaTTGGGAGCGCCTAAGAAGCATATATAGATTTCATATAAATACGTATATAAAGTATCAAAATGATTACTTATGAGAATTTTCACGATCTTAAAGGGTACTTATAGgaagttagatattttcaatttgcaaaacttcttgagtGATTAGATTTTCATATCTttatttccacaatggcataactcccTGAATAAGAGAATAGTTGCCTTAACCACCCAATAAGCTCCCATGTTAGTTGGGAGCGAGCTCCCTTCTTGAGGGGAGCGAGCTCCCTTCTTGAGGGGAGCGAGCTCCCAtcaagctcccatcttgggagcgcCGATTCGAGCTCTTGTCTTGGgagcgcacccattttagaaggatcctaCTACTAaggttttttctttaataatcaTGCTGATCTCTTTCTGGCCTGCTATGCAAAAGCAAGTAAAATTCTGATCATCACTTATGTAAATAGCATATTTCAGAATTTGAAGCTAAATCTTAGTGGAGGCTCATGCAAAATTTTATGCTTGAGGAATCCCTCTCTCCGCGGATTGTGTTTTACAAGGCCTTGAgcttctttttcctttgttgttgttgttgttgttgttgtgttgtaGGTTGGAAGGAGAATTGAGTCAATGGTTCTTCCACTTGAGCTACTACAGCAGTTCAAATCATCAGATTTTACTGATCAAGAAGAATATGAAGCATGGCAGAAGAGAAACCTGAAAATTCTTGAGGCTGGGCTCCTATTACATCCTCACGTGATGCCAGAAAAGTCCAATACCACCTTGCAACGGCTTTGGCAAATCATTCATGGGGCCTTGGATAGGCCCCTAGAAACAGGGAGGAACAATGAGTCGATGCAAATCCTTCGCAATGCTGTAATGTCCCTTGCTTCCAGATCATCTGATGGATCTCTTGCGGAGTCATGCCATTGGGCAGATGGGTCCCCACTGAATCTCCGACTCTATGAAATTCTTCTAGAAGCCTTATTTGACAATAACGATGAAACTTCCATCATAGAGGAAGTTGATGAGCTTATGGAACTCATAAAGAAAACTTGGGCAATACTTGGAATAAATCAGATGCTCCATAACCTTTGCTTTACATGGGTTCTATTCaaccgttttgttgtgactGGTCAAGTAGAAAATGACCTATTGTATGCTGCTGATAGTCAACTAGCTGAAGTTGCAAAAGATGCAAAGACATCAAAAGATCCAGCATTCGCTAAGATCTTGAATTCTACATTGAGTTCAATATTAAGTTGGGCAGAGAAAAGGCTCCTTGCATATCATGACACTTTCGACGCGGGGAATATTGATACAATGCAGAGCATCGTCTCTCTGGGGGTTTCAGCAGCAAAAATCTTGGTCGAAGATATATCTAATGAATATCGAAGGAAGAGGAAGGGTGAAGTTGATGTGGCTCGCAACAGGATTGACACTTATATCAGGTCATCGATTCGTACTGCTTTTGCCCAGGCAAGTTCTTACTATCTGCTTTAGCATGTTGTTGAGTGGTGAGCCACCATGGTTGTGTACCTGCTACAGCCTACACATCTAGTATGGCAGAAAATGTAGGCATTGCTTTGCTCAGTACATTGGAACTTGAAGTCTGATATACGATGTAAAGCATTGGATTGCAGTAAAAAATGGAATCCAAGACATAGATTGCATCTATAATGTTCTTGATTATTTTTGATAAGTTTGATTTTCACTATTCTTATAGAACGCTTATAGTTTGAGATAATGCTTAAGAACTTGCTCTCCTCTCCCTGGGCACTGGCACATGATAACGAACTCAATTCTGGGGAACATGATACTTTAACTATTCAAAGATTTAACAAAATACAAGCTTAAGATATTTCTCCCTTTCCTTGGGTACATGATAACTAACTCAATGTTAGCCAGAATTCATGAAAGTCAGTTACAAGTGTGGAAGCCTGACCAAGGCCGACTAGCAGAGTACTGGATAAACAAACGACTGAACTATCAAACTCAACCAGCCTTTCAACAAGTGTCTACTCTGCCTTTCCACACCCAAATAACCTAAGGAAACTGGGACTGAACTTACTATTTCAGAAGGTTTAGAACCCTACTTGCTTGGTATATCTATAGATAGTCTTTATTACAATACGTTAGTAACATGATTCCATGAATGAGTAGAAACTTTTTGACTGTCTAAGTCCACCCCATATCTAATCATTTGACCTAAGTCAAGTCCGCCTGATGCACCTACCATGAGGCTAGATTTGGTCTTAGCTTAAGTCGAAGCTCAACTTTTTAATTGTTGGCCACAATAAGGTGGAACTTTTGCTTGCCGTATCTTGTAACTGACAAACTTGGTTATTGTCTTCTGCTAAGATGGAATCCTAAGAGCACTCTTTAATGTTACTGCAGTTTCCATTTGAATGTTAATTGATTTTGCATCTATCATTATGCTTTAGTTGATTTAATCTGGTTAATATCCCTAAAACCAGTTACAATCCTCCTCAAATTTCTGCATAGGAAAAATTAGTATTCATCCTTTTGTTCTCTAATTTTGTGGGTGCCTAGGGATATAATATGGTTGGTGTTGCCAAAGGAGCATATCAATGTGAGAAAGGGCATGTAGGATGTGGTTGTGACTATGATTAGAGCACCTACTGGAGACAAGTGAATTTCCAACACTAGGATTATGGTAAGGATTATTCACAAATGAGTTGACTATGCCTATTGGTGGTGATTTTCTGTTGTGGAGGTTATTCACTAATCACCTATATATTGCTGGAGAAGGTGAAGCTAGAAGAGAACTATTGCTAAATTAAATTTTGGGGAGTGTTGGAGTGAAAAAAGTTTAGAATACGTAGAGTAATCTGGAGTGGAAATTTAGTAACCATGGAGTTAGAAATAGTGACGAAGTGAAGATTGAAATTGAGTCATACAGAccttgtcaaaaaaagaaaagaaaataaaaagaaattgagTCATACAGAGTTGATTATCAACGAGGATGTTGAGATTTAGGATGATGTAACCCATATTTTAAGTAAGTTGGCTCAAAGGTTGGGGTACTCACAGCCTGATGCGACCATGGGGATGATGAGCAAGGATTGAAGCCCTGTAACCTACAAGGTTTAAAAGTGAATTTagagaaacaaataaaaggTCAATGATGTTGTAGGGCCGGGCAAGCAATGAAAAATATGAGGATAAATGAGTGCAACTGGGGAAAGTTAAGATAAATGTGGTTAAATCAGTTGAGGATTTTGATCACTTCCCGTGAAGACAAGTAAATGCAATGGTAAGGTAGAGTGGTGGAATTATTCTTGATGGAAATGCTAGAGAAGTGTGAGGATATAAACTGTCAAGGGATGGCGTGGTAAAATAGCCATGTGcacataaaatatatttttattagacAACCTTTAATAGAGTAGTACAGCCAAAAAGATAAGCTGCCACTCCTATGAGTTGATACCATAGTTGTTAAGGGCGATAGGCACATCGAGGCACAAAGATCTGTTGGGGCCTAGACAAGAGGCGCAAGGCAAGGTGCGCGCCTTTATGAAGCGAGGCGCACCTCGGCGGAAAAATAGCATACACCAATACTATATAGCCTAATACACAGAAAAGTGTACTGTTTCTgtaaacattaaaaaaaagctttttcgtTTTTATATCCAGTATAATTAATGATTTTATATACACTCAAACAGAAACACACATATATTCCTGAAAACATTGGGAAAAAGACTTTTTCGTTTTCATATACAGTGTAGTATATTTCAACTATACATGCGAAGAGAGGAAAGGAGAAAGATCGGTCGATGATCGAGACGATACCTGTGCTATTTTCGTTTCTGGTGATCGAGAGAGGAGAGATTTACGATTGACTGAAGTCATGGTAGTTGGTACGTATAACCTACTTTGTACCTTTGATCCTATGGCTGTGATTAAAACTGAAAGAGGCGCGCCTTTTGTCTCCTTTCTCGCCTAGGCGTGCCTTCTCAGTCAAGGCGCTAACCCTGCGCCTTGATGCGCCTCGCCCCTAGGCAcgcctttgacaactatggttgagacacaaggcttggttttgtttgtttgtttggttttctctGAAATTGgttgggacacaaggcttgTTCCATCTTCCATTCTAGTTTCACAAGCCATTTATTATGACTAAACCTCTTAAATCTTTGTTGAAGTTGACCACCAAATCCTTCATTTAAAATCTGCTTCTACTCAAAGGAGCCTTCAAGTTGGTGagcatatatgttatatatcaCAATGATCTGCAATACAGGAATGTGTTTACAAATGAAATTAAATCACTTGATTTCCCTGTCTTTTCATGTTGTCTGTAAGTCATTTTTCAGGCTACTTGGTCCaacttgacaaaaaaatattggtGGAATGAGATATCTTTCTGTCAGCATAGCCAAATTTGCGTCCCTTGGCTGCAGCTTGCCATTGTAGACCCACTACTTGGTTTATTTTGAAAGTATTGTATGTATGAGTATATATAAAGAGAAGCCAAATTTCTTTGGGGCTTTGACAAATGAAAATGACGCTTTCGTAAGTTATATCTACGTCTTAATATTTGCTCTTGTATGAATGCATAGATAAGTAAATATCAGATTTAACAGTTTCTAATTATTGTCCAAGCTTTGATTGAAGAGGAGTTTGATCTGTCAAATTGCAGAGAATGGAGAAGGCAGATTCAAGCAGGAGATCATCAAGAAACCAGCCAAATCCTCTCCCTGTCCTTGCCATTCTTGCCAAGGATGTCGGTGAGCTGGCAACTAATGAAAAACAGGTATTCAGTCCCATACTGAAATTGTGGCATCCTTTTGCTGCAGGGGTGGCTGTTGCCACCCTTCATGCTTGCTACGGGAATGAGCTGAAGCAATTTGTTTCGGGTATAACGGAGTTGACACCAGATGCTGTACAAGTGTTGAGAGCTGCAGACAAGTTAGAGAAAGATCTAGTCCAAATCGCAGTTGAAGATTCAGTAGATAGTGATGATGGAGGCAAG
This genomic window contains:
- the LOC131332121 gene encoding protein unc-13 homolog, yielding MASLFRDRSLLGQSKRDMTGTTSSRFAATTATIITSSPLPSPFGDLTPTLSASDLRETAYEIFVAACRTSSGKPLTFVPSSSSAGGERSNSPSPSLSSLSSSPSMQQRSLTSTAASKMKKALGLRSSGSGSLKRSGEGSPTTSVGSGGGGGRGNKRAPVTVGELMRVQMRVSETVDSRIRRALLRIAAGQVGRRIESMVLPLELLQQFKSSDFTDQEEYEAWQKRNLKILEAGLLLHPHVMPEKSNTTLQRLWQIIHGALDRPLETGRNNESMQILRNAVMSLASRSSDGSLAESCHWADGSPLNLRLYEILLEALFDNNDETSIIEEVDELMELIKKTWAILGINQMLHNLCFTWVLFNRFVVTGQVENDLLYAADSQLAEVAKDAKTSKDPAFAKILNSTLSSILSWAEKRLLAYHDTFDAGNIDTMQSIVSLGVSAAKILVEDISNEYRRKRKGEVDVARNRIDTYIRSSIRTAFAQRMEKADSSRRSSRNQPNPLPVLAILAKDVGELATNEKQVFSPILKLWHPFAAGVAVATLHACYGNELKQFVSGITELTPDAVQVLRAADKLEKDLVQIAVEDSVDSDDGGKAIIREMPPFEAEAAIANLVKVWIKTRVDRLKEWVDRNLQQEVWNPQAIQEGYAPSAVDVLRMVDETLDAYFQLPIPMHPALLPDLMAGLDRCLQYYITKAKSGCGSRNTFVPTMPALTRCTVGTKFQGVWKKKEKAVNSQRRNSQVATMNGDNSFGIPQLCVRINTLHRIRTDFESVEKRIIIHLRNSESAQAEDFSNGLGKKFELAPAACLEGVQQISEAVAYKIIFHDLSHVLWDGLYVGEPSSSRIEPFLLALEQVLTVVSDTVHERVRTRVIADVMKASFDGFLLVLLAGGPSRAFAQQDSQIIEDDFKSLKDLFWANGDGLPTDLINKFSNTAREVLPLFRTETESLIERFRRLTLETYGSSAKSRLPLPPTSGQWSPTEPNTLLRVLCYRNDEAASKFLKKAYNLPKKL